In Xanthomonas sp. SI, the following are encoded in one genomic region:
- the azu gene encoding azurin translates to MSPLLVLAALAFAPAAWAKTCAVTITGTDQMSFDQPQIKVAADCTEVALTLKHSGKLTAAVMGHNWVLAKTPDFQAVANAGTSSSLADNYLPKNDARIIAHTKVIGAGQSDTVKFSTAKLTKGGDYTFFCSFPGHWAMMKGKFVFG, encoded by the coding sequence CTGTCCCCCTTACTGGTCCTCGCCGCGCTCGCGTTCGCGCCGGCGGCCTGGGCCAAGACCTGTGCGGTGACCATCACCGGCACCGACCAGATGTCCTTCGACCAGCCGCAGATCAAGGTCGCCGCCGACTGCACCGAAGTGGCGCTGACGCTCAAGCACAGCGGCAAGCTCACGGCCGCGGTGATGGGCCACAACTGGGTGCTGGCCAAGACACCGGACTTCCAGGCGGTGGCCAATGCCGGCACCAGTTCCAGCCTGGCCGACAACTACCTGCCGAAGAACGACGCGCGGATCATCGCGCACACCAAGGTGATCGGCGCCGGGCAGTCGGACACGGTCAAGTTCTCCACCGCCAAGCTCACCAAGGGCGGCGACTACACGTTCTTCTGCTCGTTCCCGGGGCACTGGGCGATGATGAAGGGCAAGTTCGTGTTCGGTTGA
- the hemL gene encoding glutamate-1-semialdehyde 2,1-aminomutase yields MNHARSHALFAQAQSLIPGGVNSPVRAFKSVGGEPFFVQRADGPYLYDVDGNRYIDYVGSWGPMIAGHNHPAVREAVQRAIGDGLSFGAPCPAEVTMAETITRLVPSCEMVRMVNSGTEATLSAVRLARGATGRSRIVKFEGCYHGHGDSFLVKAGSGMLTLGVPTSPGVPAGLSELTATLSYNDFDGATALFDEIGSEIAAVIIEPVVGNANCIPPRDGYLQHLRALCTRHGALLIFDEVMTGFRVALGGAQAHYGVVPDLTTFGKIIGGGMPVGAYGGRAELMRQIAPSGPIYQAGTLSGNPVAMAAGLAMLELVQAPGFHQRLDAATAALCAGLEQAAAAAGVAVTTNRVGAMFGLFFTIQKVETYAQATACDTAAFNRFFHAMLERGVFLAPSAYEAGFLSSAHDQGVLEATLAAAREAFGVVAAG; encoded by the coding sequence ATGAACCATGCCCGTTCGCACGCCCTCTTCGCCCAGGCGCAATCGCTGATCCCCGGCGGCGTCAACTCGCCGGTCCGCGCCTTCAAGTCGGTGGGCGGCGAACCGTTCTTCGTGCAGCGCGCCGACGGCCCCTACCTGTACGACGTGGACGGCAACCGCTACATCGACTATGTCGGCTCGTGGGGCCCGATGATCGCCGGGCACAACCACCCGGCGGTGCGCGAGGCGGTGCAGCGCGCGATCGGCGACGGCCTGTCGTTCGGCGCGCCGTGCCCGGCCGAGGTGACGATGGCCGAGACCATCACCCGCCTGGTGCCCTCGTGCGAGATGGTGCGCATGGTCAATTCCGGTACCGAGGCCACGCTGTCGGCGGTGCGCCTGGCGCGCGGCGCCACCGGGCGCAGCCGCATCGTCAAGTTCGAAGGCTGCTACCACGGCCACGGCGACTCGTTCCTGGTCAAGGCCGGCAGCGGCATGCTGACCCTGGGCGTGCCGACCTCGCCGGGCGTGCCGGCGGGCCTGAGCGAACTCACCGCCACCCTGAGCTACAACGACTTCGACGGCGCCACCGCGCTGTTCGACGAGATCGGCAGCGAGATCGCCGCGGTCATCATCGAGCCGGTGGTCGGCAACGCCAATTGCATTCCGCCGCGCGACGGCTATCTGCAGCATCTGCGCGCGCTGTGCACGCGGCACGGCGCGCTGCTGATCTTCGACGAGGTGATGACCGGCTTCCGCGTCGCCCTGGGCGGCGCCCAGGCACACTACGGCGTGGTGCCGGACCTGACCACCTTCGGCAAGATCATCGGCGGCGGCATGCCGGTCGGCGCCTACGGCGGCCGCGCCGAGCTGATGCGGCAGATCGCCCCGTCCGGGCCGATCTACCAAGCCGGCACGCTCAGCGGCAATCCGGTGGCGATGGCCGCCGGCCTGGCGATGCTGGAGCTGGTGCAGGCGCCGGGCTTCCACCAACGCCTGGATGCGGCGACCGCCGCGCTGTGCGCCGGGCTGGAGCAGGCCGCCGCCGCCGCCGGCGTGGCGGTCACCACCAACCGGGTCGGGGCGATGTTCGGACTGTTCTTCACCATACAGAAAGTCGAAACCTACGCCCAGGCCACCGCCTGCGACACCGCCGCGTTCAACCGCTTCTTCCACGCCATGCTGGAGCGCGGCGTGTTCCTGGCGCCGTCGGCGTACGAGGCCGGCTTCCTGTCCAGCGCGCACGACCAAGGCGTGCTGGAGGCCACGCTGGCCGCGGCGCGCGAGGCATTCGGCGTGGTCGCCGCCGGCTGA
- a CDS encoding LuxR C-terminal-related transcriptional regulator has protein sequence MLKPVTLLNPRFPAAAHDSPAMPDWVLADKLAPPRSRVAAVPREALLQHLDRAAELPLTMLLAPPGFGKTTLLGQWHQRLRERGEAAVAWLSLDEDDADPGRFLAYLALAARGAGIDLGASLQAALQQQGQDLEVACTLPVLIRAIRAAPRRLLVILDDYDRGHASALDEVVTRLVEHAGGQLHLLLATRRAPALPLARWALQGQLERIGARELALDDAETLALLGPQVPAAMARQLRRQTEGWAVALQLAGLWLGGDERRRDDLGRFSGRTAELAAYLAEQVLNDLDPALRALLLQLSPLERFNAALADAVRERDDSGRLLERLAHFQGLLVALDGEHEWFRFHPLFADYLYQQLERDTPGLAPQLHRRAAHWFDAHGQLPEAVRHAVRGGAIDSAADCIARAGTWQLLLRHGTAPIRALLRRFPRSSIGERPALNLTQAYLHMKLGEFAHAQTLLERFRDFPEQVRAPFERDYTVVVALLRDLLDQVCANPRGLAQIAAQAAALDEDDSLGRGTLWCICATTALGRADFAGAERYAQLAGSAMQASGSEVGASYALIHLAQSHYYRGQLERAEATCRQALAIAQRQQQLDPTLQAVSQCLLAQLQCEHGRYDEAADCLQPALGFLEQHDGWLDIYAAGYETALVLARQHDRSGRAALELLDHIDRIAHARHLGRLADLALAWRLHVLLDQPPSPAIDVLVARTGGEARFAHALGQPQDWRFLAALGFALARWHRLGGRTRAALAVLQGVEAACVAADNQVQLARVRARIALVLHDRGESAAALPYLRHALQHVASTQAWQCLLELGVPGKALLRMARQQDPQAAPNTTLAMTIQALLDKLRHDQDSGADLFSERELEVLALLAQGDANKQIARRLALSENTVKFHLKNLYRKLEAGTREAALASALQRGLLQRMAPPDAALD, from the coding sequence ATGCTCAAGCCTGTCACGCTGTTGAATCCGCGTTTTCCTGCGGCCGCGCACGACAGTCCCGCCATGCCCGACTGGGTGCTGGCCGACAAACTGGCGCCGCCGCGCTCGCGCGTGGCCGCGGTGCCGCGCGAGGCCTTGCTGCAGCACCTGGACCGCGCCGCCGAGCTGCCGCTGACCATGTTGCTGGCGCCGCCCGGCTTCGGCAAGACCACCTTGCTCGGGCAATGGCACCAGCGCCTGCGCGAGCGCGGCGAGGCCGCGGTGGCGTGGCTGTCGCTGGACGAGGACGATGCCGATCCAGGGCGTTTCCTCGCCTACCTGGCGCTGGCCGCGCGCGGTGCCGGGATCGACCTCGGCGCGTCCTTGCAGGCCGCGCTGCAGCAGCAGGGCCAGGACCTGGAGGTGGCATGCACCCTGCCGGTGCTGATCCGCGCGATCCGTGCCGCGCCGCGGCGCCTGCTGGTGATCCTCGACGACTACGACCGCGGCCACGCCAGCGCGCTCGACGAGGTGGTGACGCGGCTGGTCGAACACGCCGGCGGCCAATTGCACCTGCTGCTGGCGACCCGGCGCGCGCCGGCGCTGCCATTGGCGCGCTGGGCGCTGCAAGGCCAGCTGGAACGCATCGGCGCCCGCGAACTGGCGCTAGACGACGCCGAGACGCTGGCGCTGCTGGGACCGCAGGTGCCGGCGGCGATGGCCCGCCAACTGCGCCGGCAGACCGAGGGCTGGGCGGTCGCGCTGCAACTGGCCGGACTGTGGCTGGGCGGCGACGAACGCCGCCGCGACGACCTCGGCCGGTTCTCCGGACGCACCGCCGAGCTGGCGGCGTATCTGGCCGAACAGGTGCTCAACGACCTGGATCCAGCCTTGCGCGCATTGCTGCTGCAGCTCTCGCCGCTGGAACGGTTCAACGCCGCGCTCGCCGATGCGGTGCGCGAGCGCGACGACAGCGGCCGCCTGCTGGAGCGGCTGGCGCACTTCCAGGGCCTGCTGGTGGCGCTGGACGGCGAGCACGAATGGTTCCGCTTCCATCCGCTGTTCGCCGATTATCTGTACCAGCAGCTGGAACGCGACACGCCCGGACTGGCGCCGCAGCTGCACCGGCGCGCCGCGCACTGGTTCGACGCGCACGGGCAGTTGCCCGAAGCGGTGCGGCATGCGGTGCGCGGCGGCGCGATCGACAGCGCCGCCGACTGCATCGCCCGCGCCGGCACCTGGCAGTTGCTGCTGCGCCACGGCACCGCGCCGATCCGCGCGCTGCTGCGCCGCTTCCCGCGCAGCAGCATCGGCGAGCGGCCGGCGCTGAACCTGACCCAGGCCTACCTGCACATGAAGCTGGGCGAATTCGCGCACGCGCAGACCCTGCTGGAACGCTTCCGCGATTTTCCCGAGCAGGTGCGCGCGCCGTTCGAGCGCGACTACACGGTGGTGGTGGCGTTGCTGCGCGACCTGCTCGACCAGGTCTGCGCCAACCCGCGCGGACTGGCGCAGATCGCCGCGCAGGCGGCGGCGCTGGACGAGGACGACAGCCTGGGCCGCGGCACGCTGTGGTGTATCTGCGCCACCACCGCGCTGGGCCGCGCCGATTTCGCCGGCGCCGAGCGCTATGCGCAGCTGGCCGGCAGCGCGATGCAGGCCAGCGGCAGCGAGGTCGGCGCCAGCTATGCGCTGATCCATCTGGCGCAGAGCCACTACTACCGCGGCCAATTGGAGCGGGCCGAGGCCACCTGCCGCCAGGCGCTAGCCATCGCCCAGCGCCAGCAGCAGCTCGATCCCACCCTGCAGGCGGTCAGCCAATGCCTGCTGGCACAGCTGCAATGCGAGCACGGCCGCTACGACGAGGCCGCCGACTGCCTGCAGCCGGCGCTGGGTTTCCTGGAGCAGCACGACGGCTGGCTGGACATCTATGCCGCCGGCTACGAGACCGCGCTGGTGCTGGCGCGACAACACGACCGCAGCGGCCGCGCTGCGCTGGAACTGCTCGACCACATCGACCGCATCGCGCACGCGCGGCACCTGGGCCGGCTCGCCGACCTGGCGCTGGCCTGGCGGCTGCACGTGCTGCTCGACCAGCCACCGTCGCCGGCGATCGACGTACTGGTCGCGCGCACCGGCGGCGAAGCGCGGTTCGCGCACGCGCTGGGCCAGCCGCAGGATTGGCGCTTTCTCGCCGCGCTCGGCTTCGCCCTGGCCCGCTGGCACCGCCTGGGCGGACGCACCCGCGCCGCGCTGGCGGTACTGCAAGGCGTGGAGGCGGCCTGCGTGGCCGCCGACAACCAGGTGCAACTGGCGCGAGTGCGCGCGCGCATCGCGCTGGTGCTGCACGACCGCGGCGAATCCGCCGCCGCCCTGCCCTATCTGCGCCACGCGCTGCAGCACGTGGCCAGCACCCAGGCCTGGCAATGCCTGCTGGAACTGGGCGTGCCGGGCAAGGCGCTGCTGCGCATGGCGCGCCAGCAGGATCCGCAGGCCGCGCCGAACACCACGCTGGCGATGACCATCCAGGCGCTGCTGGACAAGCTGCGCCACGACCAGGACAGCGGCGCCGACCTGTTCAGCGAACGCGAACTGGAAGTGCTGGCGCTGCTGGCGCAGGGCGACGCGAACAAGCAGATCGCGCGACGCCTGGCGCTGTCGGAAAACACGGTCAAGTTCCACCTGAAGAACCTGTACCGCAAACTGGAAGCCGGCACCCGCGAAGCGGCGCTGGCCAGCGCGCTGCAGCGCGGGCTGCTGCAGCGCATGGCGCCGCCGGATGCCGCACTGGACTGA